The DNA window CGCGCACGTCGTCACAACATTCGTTGTATTCGGTCTGGGGCGCGCTGCACTCGCCGTTACAGGGGTGATTGATGTGCTCGCGGATGCGACTCGCAACCTCGTCCGAGAGGGCGTTTCCCATCTCGCGCGCCTCGTCCGGGTCGTCGATTTCGAGGTCGTCGGTCAGGAAGTTCTCCGCGAGACATCGCTTCCACATCACTTCCCGCGCGGTTTCCTCTCCCTCGTTCGTGAGCGTCGCCCCCTTGTACTTCTCGTAGGTCGCAAGGTCGCGCGCTTCGAGCGTCGTGAGCATCTCGGTGACGCTGGCTGCGCTCACGTCCAAGGCGTTCGCCAACTCCCCGGTTTTGGCCGGACGCCCCGTGCTCTTGCTGACGAGGTGAATCGTACTGAGGTAGCGCCCGACGCTCGCGGAAACCTCGCTCATCATCTGGCTCTAGCGGGTGTCACGGACATAAATCATTCCCAACGTCAACAACGTATCCCACGGTGATTCGATTCACGGGTGCCGGACCTGCTCGTGAGGTCACTCGAACAGGTCGCTCACGTCCGTCTCCCGGAACTCCCGCTTTTCGACGTGCTGACCCAGACGCTGTGCTATCAGCGCCCTGTTTTCCGGTTGCCGGACGAAATCCATGAGGAACGTGATGAACCGGCTTCCCTCGTCCCCGGCGTCCAAATCCGCCCGTGCGAATTCGACCGCTCGCTCGAACGTCGGTTCGTCGTAGCCGAACTCCTCGGCGAGGACCAGGGCGGCCACCGCGGACGCGTCGAATCCGAGGTCCTCGGGGCGGAGAACGGTCCCGTCGCTGGTCAGTTGCGGCGGTGCGGTTCGCTCGACGTGCTCGGGGTCGTCCCGCACGCCTCGGAGGTAGGACCGAAC is part of the Haladaptatus paucihalophilus DX253 genome and encodes:
- a CDS encoding metal-dependent transcriptional regulator: MSEVSASVGRYLSTIHLVSKSTGRPAKTGELANALDVSAASVTEMLTTLEARDLATYEKYKGATLTNEGEETAREVMWKRCLAENFLTDDLEIDDPDEAREMGNALSDEVASRIREHINHPCNGECSAPQTEYNECCDDVRDTEAN
- a CDS encoding DUF309 domain-containing protein encodes the protein MDASLRAGVAIYNAGEFHAAHDAWEDHWLDLERDTDDERFLHGLIQFTAVVHHTADANWTGIRGLAESAAEYLAGLPDEYRGVNVETVRSYLRGVRDDPEHVERTAPPQLTSDGTVLRPEDLGFDASAVAALVLAEEFGYDEPTFERAVEFARADLDAGDEGSRFITFLMDFVRQPENRALIAQRLGQHVEKREFRETDVSDLFE